A portion of the Deinococcus peraridilitoris DSM 19664 genome contains these proteins:
- a CDS encoding type II toxin-antitoxin system HigB family toxin has translation MNVIAFKTLQAFAAECPDAEASLAAWYKHVRAAEYRSFADVKADFGSADWVEGFIVFNIGGNKYRLIVSPNFTYKTFFVKHILTHRQYDNWEP, from the coding sequence ATGAACGTGATCGCCTTCAAAACCCTCCAAGCGTTCGCGGCAGAGTGCCCCGATGCTGAAGCGTCCCTCGCTGCCTGGTACAAGCACGTCCGGGCCGCTGAGTACCGCAGCTTCGCGGACGTGAAGGCCGACTTCGGCAGTGCGGACTGGGTCGAGGGCTTTATCGTCTTCAACATCGGCGGCAACAAGTACCGCCTCATCGTCTCTCCCAACTTCACCTACAAAACTTTCTTCGTGAAGCACATCCTCACACACCGGCAGTACGACAACTGGGAACCCTGA
- a CDS encoding helix-turn-helix domain-containing protein, whose amino-acid sequence MTQVADLSRLTAAWQDVDALAHDLITPIQNDEQHDRALQALDTLLSYVGENDEHPLANFVRLAIDNVQSYEERAHPMRDAQPHETLAFLMDKNGVKQKDVEAATGIPQGNLSKLLRGQRNFTAEHARKLGAYFQVNPGVFL is encoded by the coding sequence ATGACCCAGGTAGCCGACCTCTCCCGGTTGACCGCAGCATGGCAGGACGTGGACGCCCTCGCACATGACCTCATCACCCCGATTCAGAACGACGAGCAGCATGATCGCGCGCTGCAGGCCCTCGACACCCTGCTGAGCTACGTTGGCGAGAATGACGAACACCCTCTCGCCAACTTCGTTCGCCTAGCTATTGACAACGTGCAGTCATACGAGGAACGCGCCCATCCGATGCGTGACGCACAGCCACATGAAACGCTGGCCTTCCTGATGGACAAGAACGGCGTGAAGCAGAAAGACGTCGAAGCGGCGACCGGCATCCCGCAAGGCAACCTGTCCAAGCTGCTGCGCGGCCAGCGCAACTTCACCGCTGAGCACGCCCGCAAGCTCGGCGCGTACTTCCAGGTAAACCCGGGAGTGTTCCTGTGA
- a CDS encoding IS630 family transposase: MNEITGLKLHDLVCFDESGFHTGMSRVYARAPRNQRAFARVPRNTGKNLTLLCAMSSRGSQAELVIEGAVNAAVFESYVDQVLCPTLQSGQTVLMDNLSSHQGAKVRALIEARGCQLVYFPPYSPDFNPIEMLFSKLKALLRKAAARTTETVIEALGFALRAVTPNDILGWFHHALPLSSL; the protein is encoded by the coding sequence GTGAATGAGATAACTGGACTGAAGCTGCACGACCTGGTGTGCTTCGACGAAAGTGGCTTCCACACCGGGATGAGTCGCGTCTATGCCAGGGCCCCACGAAATCAGCGAGCCTTTGCCCGCGTTCCGAGAAACACCGGCAAGAACCTCACCTTGCTGTGTGCCATGAGCTCGCGGGGCTCGCAGGCGGAACTGGTGATCGAAGGAGCGGTGAATGCTGCGGTGTTCGAGTCGTACGTGGATCAGGTGCTGTGCCCGACCTTGCAAAGCGGGCAGACGGTGCTGATGGACAATCTGTCGTCGCATCAGGGAGCGAAGGTCCGAGCGTTGATCGAGGCGCGAGGCTGCCAGCTGGTGTATTTCCCGCCGTACAGCCCGGATTTCAATCCCATCGAGATGTTGTTCTCCAAACTCAAAGCCTTGTTGCGGAAAGCTGCGGCCAGGACCACGGAGACAGTGATCGAGGCTTTGGGTTTTGCTTTGCGTGCTGTGACTCCGAACGACATCCTTGGCTGGTTCCACCATGCTCTGCCCCTCTCGTCCCTATGA
- a CDS encoding IS630 transposase-related protein — MRAYSLDLRERVVAAYQDTPVIAQVARTFRLSESAVRSYVRAHAAGQPLAPVRHKGRVRILGEASHAVLRAQVEQYPDATLAEHVEYYFEQHGVRVSIKTMDRMFERLSITRKKDRPRH, encoded by the coding sequence ATGAGGGCGTATTCGTTGGATTTGCGAGAGCGAGTGGTGGCGGCATACCAGGACACGCCAGTGATCGCGCAAGTGGCCCGCACCTTCCGGCTGAGTGAATCAGCGGTACGCAGCTATGTGCGGGCTCACGCTGCAGGCCAGCCCCTGGCGCCAGTCCGGCACAAAGGCCGGGTACGAATCCTGGGAGAAGCCAGCCATGCTGTCCTACGAGCCCAGGTGGAGCAGTACCCCGATGCGACCCTTGCTGAGCACGTGGAGTACTACTTCGAGCAGCATGGCGTGCGGGTCAGCATCAAAACCATGGACCGCATGTTCGAACGGCTCTCAATCACGAGAAAAAAAGACCGTCCGCGCCACTGA
- a CDS encoding S8 family serine peptidase has protein sequence MKPTTLPFLLLTLLLAACGQTPTYPSEPQAFAQANSSGSDYALTVNIDAKTSQTALLAKYGGRIAVFAPAANFAVLTVNETTAKRLKEKPQKAEKLEKNAKRFNLSFSAEGNVWAEGNVWAEGNVWAEGNVWAEGNVWAEGNVWAEGNVWAEGEYSVLPGNTTLWQTLGLDQVHQEWEALNVSRVKVAVIDTGVDLNHDAFGGVLAPQAEMRDFVDGDQLPQDEGLAGQGASGHGTSVAGVILQVAPNAQILPVRFLNQQGEGNAADLAAAIVHAADQGARIINLSAGSDEPSPAVEAALKYATGTKGALIVTSAGNNNAAHANFPGVLGTDDSMLGRRLVTVSSTSLTGVKSSFANYGEGVELSALGERVGGPAPANLIATWSGTSQAAPQVAGALAIALGSGSVDQTPEQLMQTLLTSTDPTPEGAGQGRLNVKSFLDTVTR, from the coding sequence GTGAAACCAACTACACTCCCCTTCCTTCTTCTGACCCTGCTTCTCGCGGCCTGTGGGCAGACACCCACCTATCCGAGCGAGCCCCAGGCGTTTGCGCAGGCCAACAGCTCGGGCAGTGACTATGCGCTGACCGTCAACATCGACGCCAAAACCAGCCAGACTGCGCTTCTTGCAAAATACGGAGGCCGTATTGCCGTGTTTGCGCCCGCTGCGAACTTCGCCGTGCTGACCGTCAACGAAACGACCGCAAAAAGGCTTAAGGAAAAACCGCAAAAAGCCGAGAAACTCGAGAAAAATGCCAAGCGCTTCAACCTGAGTTTTTCCGCAGAAGGCAACGTCTGGGCGGAGGGAAATGTCTGGGCCGAAGGCAACGTCTGGGCCGAAGGCAACGTCTGGGCCGAGGGCAACGTCTGGGCTGAAGGCAACGTCTGGGCCGAGGGCAACGTCTGGGCTGAAGGCGAATACTCGGTCCTGCCGGGCAATACCACCCTGTGGCAGACCCTGGGCCTCGACCAGGTGCACCAGGAGTGGGAGGCGCTCAACGTTTCACGTGTCAAGGTGGCGGTCATCGACACGGGTGTCGATCTCAACCACGACGCCTTTGGTGGCGTTCTGGCACCGCAAGCCGAAATGCGCGACTTTGTTGACGGCGATCAGCTTCCGCAGGACGAGGGCCTCGCCGGGCAGGGAGCCAGCGGGCACGGCACCAGCGTCGCGGGCGTCATTTTGCAAGTGGCACCCAACGCCCAGATTCTGCCCGTGCGCTTCTTGAACCAACAAGGTGAAGGCAACGCCGCAGATCTGGCTGCCGCCATCGTCCACGCCGCCGATCAGGGAGCGCGCATCATCAACCTGAGTGCCGGTTCCGATGAGCCGTCACCGGCCGTCGAAGCCGCCCTGAAATACGCCACCGGCACCAAAGGCGCGCTGATCGTCACCTCCGCAGGCAACAACAACGCTGCTCATGCCAACTTTCCCGGTGTGCTCGGCACCGACGACAGCATGCTGGGACGTCGTCTCGTGACGGTCAGCAGCACCTCGCTCACCGGGGTAAAATCCAGCTTTGCGAATTACGGCGAGGGCGTCGAGCTCAGTGCTCTGGGCGAGCGTGTCGGCGGTCCCGCCCCGGCGAACCTGATCGCCACCTGGTCCGGCACCTCGCAGGCGGCACCTCAGGTCGCCGGCGCGCTGGCCATTGCCCTTGGTTCGGGCTCGGTCGACCAGACACCCGAGCAGCTCATGCAGACGCTGCTCACCAGCACGGACCCCACGCCCGAAGGCGCCGGTCAGGGCCGCCTGAACGTGAAAAGCTTCCTCGACACCGTCACGCGCTGA
- a CDS encoding HD domain-containing phosphohydrolase — MSQPPESSKSGRSSILLAAARSALDTNPARALADGRASLQLAYEEGSQAGQAEAHLVVALAALRLDDSSTALEAFEQAGQLYVLSGELDHAVDAMLHTGRLLNDRGHVTDAIRTFAQALGFARETGNQGAQARALNSMARQAHAHGEMTRALELLNEALVLHRALGDAPGETNTLTNIGMTLSGLGEYEQALDMLLEAYRLVRQNRPLDAAAQSLLLVNIGFLYEEMDELSRAREALERSLAVSREGHVTRIEVGAAANLGVTLVALGETHEAEHHLSWALQTSRQINYRKFEAVALGGLGSVSLTRGQVQAALSLFDQAIQVALDIDEQGTYLTTLVHKARALLQSGAPNTAREVLLEAHEAAKGARRPKVLRDVHHLLTETYERIGDFRAAYGHFQEYQRLYQTLRSAAAGREGARLTEQIDMERAHHDAQVYRVEVEALQAARASAETLVAERTRDLEISQLEIVNRLALAAEFRDDDTGEHTRRVGLYASRLAFALGLPDEQVNMIRMAARLHDVGKIGISDALLLKPGHFTSEERLQMQAHTLIGAALLADSHSRLLREAEVIALTHHERWDGRGYPHCLAGEQIPLVGRIVALADVFDALTHVRPYKRAWTVEEALHEINAQRGLQFDPRLVDTALLLFAAPDFLKEVTEQVRNDFF, encoded by the coding sequence ATGTCTCAACCTCCTGAATCCTCGAAGAGCGGCCGCTCCAGCATTCTGCTGGCGGCCGCTCGGTCCGCACTGGATACCAATCCGGCCCGCGCTCTTGCTGACGGGCGCGCCTCGTTGCAACTCGCGTATGAGGAGGGAAGTCAGGCTGGTCAGGCTGAAGCGCATCTTGTGGTGGCGCTGGCCGCGCTGCGCCTCGACGATTCCAGTACTGCCCTTGAAGCGTTCGAACAAGCCGGTCAGCTGTATGTTCTGAGCGGGGAACTTGACCACGCCGTCGACGCGATGCTGCACACCGGGCGCCTGCTCAACGACCGTGGGCATGTAACCGACGCCATTCGGACCTTTGCCCAAGCGCTGGGCTTCGCCCGTGAGACCGGAAACCAGGGGGCGCAGGCCCGCGCCCTCAACTCGATGGCGCGCCAGGCACACGCCCACGGAGAAATGACCCGTGCACTCGAGCTTCTCAACGAAGCGCTCGTGCTGCACCGCGCCCTGGGTGACGCCCCAGGCGAGACCAACACCCTGACCAACATCGGCATGACCCTGTCAGGCCTGGGGGAATACGAACAGGCGCTCGACATGCTCCTCGAAGCTTACCGGCTGGTGCGTCAGAATCGCCCGCTCGACGCGGCAGCACAAAGTCTGCTGCTGGTCAACATCGGCTTTCTCTACGAGGAGATGGATGAGCTCTCCCGCGCGCGAGAAGCCCTCGAGCGCAGCCTGGCCGTCAGCCGCGAGGGCCACGTGACACGAATCGAGGTAGGCGCCGCCGCGAATTTGGGAGTCACGCTCGTGGCACTCGGCGAGACTCACGAAGCCGAGCACCACCTGTCCTGGGCGCTTCAGACTTCGCGACAGATCAATTACCGCAAATTCGAAGCTGTGGCGTTGGGAGGGCTGGGCAGCGTCAGCCTGACTCGCGGCCAGGTACAGGCCGCCCTCAGCCTGTTCGATCAGGCCATTCAGGTCGCGCTCGACATCGACGAGCAAGGTACCTATCTCACCACACTGGTCCACAAGGCTCGGGCGCTGCTGCAAAGCGGCGCACCCAACACGGCACGCGAGGTCCTTCTCGAAGCGCACGAAGCAGCGAAAGGCGCGCGGCGACCAAAGGTTCTGAGAGATGTACACCACCTGCTGACCGAGACATACGAGCGCATTGGAGACTTCCGCGCGGCGTACGGGCATTTTCAGGAGTACCAGCGGCTGTACCAAACGTTGCGCAGTGCGGCTGCCGGGCGTGAAGGCGCCCGGTTGACCGAGCAGATCGATATGGAACGGGCCCATCACGACGCTCAGGTTTACCGGGTAGAGGTTGAGGCACTTCAGGCAGCCCGCGCGTCCGCTGAAACGCTTGTAGCCGAACGTACGCGTGACCTGGAAATCTCCCAGCTGGAAATTGTCAATCGGCTGGCGCTCGCCGCCGAATTCCGTGACGACGATACCGGTGAGCATACCCGGCGGGTCGGGCTCTACGCGAGCCGTCTGGCGTTCGCACTGGGTCTCCCCGACGAGCAGGTGAACATGATCCGCATGGCCGCCCGGCTGCACGACGTGGGCAAAATCGGCATTTCGGACGCGCTGCTGCTCAAACCCGGCCACTTCACCAGCGAAGAGCGGCTGCAGATGCAGGCCCATACCCTGATTGGCGCCGCCCTGCTGGCCGACAGCCACTCACGCCTGCTGCGCGAAGCGGAGGTGATCGCACTGACGCATCACGAGCGCTGGGACGGCCGGGGCTATCCGCACTGCCTCGCAGGAGAACAGATTCCACTCGTCGGCCGGATTGTCGCGCTGGCAGATGTCTTCGACGCCCTGACCCACGTCCGCCCGTACAAGCGGGCATGGACCGTCGAAGAGGCCCTGCACGAAATCAACGCTCAGCGCGGACTGCAGTTCGATCCCCGGCTGGTGGATACCGCACTTCTGCTGTTCGCAGCACCCGATTTTCTCAAGGAAGTGACCGAACAGGTGCGAAACGACTTCTTCTGA
- a CDS encoding DUF1905 domain-containing protein, giving the protein MTLTFSGRLWYWAGPAPWYFISVPPEQCHDLHAASRLVSYGWGMMPVRARIGDTTWKTSLFPQEDRYIVPIKASIRKAERLQQDDEVTVQLAMRS; this is encoded by the coding sequence ATGACGCTGACGTTCAGCGGTCGGCTGTGGTACTGGGCGGGCCCGGCCCCCTGGTACTTCATCTCGGTTCCGCCTGAGCAGTGCCATGACCTGCATGCTGCATCGAGGCTCGTGTCATACGGCTGGGGCATGATGCCCGTCCGGGCGCGGATCGGTGACACCACGTGGAAAACGTCGTTGTTTCCACAAGAGGACCGCTACATCGTTCCCATCAAAGCCAGTATCCGGAAAGCAGAACGCCTTCAGCAGGACGACGAGGTGACCGTGCAACTCGCGATGCGTTCCTGA
- a CDS encoding DedA family protein: MIESLMNWLDTLDPGAVQAVNFLLLVAEGIGVPGVPFEASMLALGLMSHNGQVELWQAVVWGAVANTLGNLIGYYLGPRGLRLIPLHVQQRFGLTTVQLLMQRRGPWMCVISRWFGPVRTLFIFNARSAGMGWLPYTAYSFIGALTWTAAWQVGLWAGGVAFVELWRQYQLYALLIVALIAIPAYLFYRARKARKKASAAVLEEAVKAVEHKRPRSDT, encoded by the coding sequence TTGATCGAGTCGCTGATGAACTGGTTGGACACGCTGGACCCGGGAGCGGTTCAGGCGGTCAACTTCTTGCTGCTCGTGGCAGAGGGAATCGGTGTGCCGGGTGTTCCCTTCGAGGCGAGCATGCTTGCCCTGGGCCTGATGAGTCACAACGGCCAGGTGGAACTCTGGCAGGCGGTCGTGTGGGGCGCTGTTGCCAACACCCTGGGAAACCTCATCGGTTACTACCTTGGACCGCGAGGCCTGCGCCTGATTCCGCTGCACGTACAGCAGCGCTTTGGTCTCACGACGGTGCAGCTCCTCATGCAGCGCCGTGGCCCCTGGATGTGCGTGATCAGCCGCTGGTTTGGCCCGGTCCGCACGCTGTTCATTTTCAACGCCCGGTCCGCCGGGATGGGCTGGCTGCCCTACACTGCCTATTCGTTTATCGGGGCACTCACCTGGACGGCAGCGTGGCAGGTGGGGTTGTGGGCCGGAGGGGTGGCCTTCGTGGAACTCTGGCGGCAGTATCAACTGTATGCGCTCTTGATCGTCGCACTGATTGCCATTCCGGCGTACCTGTTCTACCGGGCACGCAAAGCACGGAAAAAAGCGTCAGCGGCGGTTCTCGAGGAAGCCGTCAAGGCGGTGGAACACAAACGACCACGCAGCGACACCTGA
- the allE gene encoding (S)-ureidoglycine aminohydrolase has protein sequence MHRLGLTRSSIQAEHALITPDTFVRTSLEGWPRDACTVHIAPVIGLGARFVQFGAEMPTGSAATSAPRHIGRFVFVQHGRVRLEVAGETHILTEYGYAFLPAGSEHQLTAEQDSRLTVFEKPFEAPSLPLTLPKVVIGNERDLDGAHFEGDPGLVARKLLPDEASFDFMVTTMSYAPGATLPYVEVHYMEHGLLMLEGEGIYRLGERYYQVQEGDVIWMGAHCPQWYGALGKRWSKYLLYKDMNRHPLGMHSP, from the coding sequence ATGCATCGACTAGGACTGACCCGTTCCAGTATTCAGGCCGAACACGCGCTTATTACCCCGGATACCTTCGTTCGTACCAGCCTCGAGGGGTGGCCGCGAGACGCCTGCACCGTGCACATCGCTCCCGTGATCGGCCTTGGCGCGCGCTTCGTGCAGTTCGGCGCCGAGATGCCGACGGGCAGTGCGGCCACCTCGGCACCCCGGCACATCGGACGTTTTGTGTTTGTGCAGCACGGCAGAGTGCGGCTCGAAGTGGCGGGTGAGACCCACATCCTGACCGAGTATGGTTACGCGTTTTTGCCCGCAGGCAGCGAACATCAGCTCACTGCCGAGCAGGATTCGCGGCTGACGGTTTTCGAGAAGCCGTTCGAAGCGCCGTCGCTGCCTCTCACACTGCCGAAGGTCGTCATCGGAAACGAGCGCGACCTCGACGGTGCTCACTTCGAGGGGGATCCCGGACTGGTCGCGCGAAAGCTGCTGCCCGACGAGGCCTCGTTCGACTTCATGGTGACCACCATGAGTTACGCTCCCGGCGCGACCCTGCCGTATGTCGAGGTGCACTACATGGAACACGGACTGCTGATGCTGGAAGGGGAGGGCATCTACCGATTGGGCGAGCGTTACTATCAGGTACAGGAGGGCGACGTGATCTGGATGGGCGCGCATTGCCCGCAATGGTATGGCGCACTCGGAAAACGCTGGAGCAAATACCTGCTGTACAAGGACATGAACCGCCATCCGCTGGGGATGCACTCGCCCTGA
- a CDS encoding allantoinase, protein MYDQLIRGGAFIFEDTVEVADLAVQDGVIVALGHGLAGSARHETDARGLHVFPGMVDTHVHFNEPGREQWEGLASGSRALAAGGGTMFCDMPLNSDPPVVSVAALQAKRAAGEARSLVDFALWGGLIPGNVRALPALAHAGVMGFKAFMSNSGIPEFPAADDRTLLEGLSLARELGLVVAVHAESEALTGWRTEFIRSRGGRGVRDYLKSRPVTAEVEAVQRVLMFAEDTGARLHLVHLSSGRAVVQAAQARARGVDVSIETCPHYLFFTEEDLERLGALAKCAPPLRPHPDREELWHCVLNGQVDLVGSDHSPSDPALKQPEDFFEVWGGVAGVQSTLTVLLTEGHARRGLGLERVAALSATTPARRFGFAGKGTLSVGADADLVLVDLNASSTLERSDLHDRWRLSPYLGYTFQGCVRQTFSRGVTVYSEGKFDAAHRGRFVRPDPDA, encoded by the coding sequence ATGTACGACCAATTGATCCGCGGCGGTGCATTCATCTTCGAAGACACCGTGGAGGTGGCCGACCTGGCCGTACAGGACGGTGTCATCGTGGCGCTGGGGCATGGGCTTGCCGGAAGCGCCCGGCACGAGACCGACGCCCGCGGTCTGCACGTTTTTCCGGGCATGGTGGACACACACGTGCATTTCAACGAGCCCGGGCGCGAACAGTGGGAGGGCCTGGCAAGCGGGAGCCGCGCGCTCGCGGCAGGCGGCGGCACCATGTTCTGCGACATGCCCCTCAACTCCGATCCGCCGGTGGTGAGCGTGGCAGCCCTGCAGGCCAAACGGGCCGCTGGAGAAGCGAGATCGCTGGTCGATTTTGCCCTGTGGGGGGGACTGATTCCCGGCAACGTGCGAGCGCTGCCCGCCCTGGCGCACGCGGGCGTGATGGGATTCAAGGCGTTCATGAGCAACTCGGGCATCCCGGAGTTTCCGGCCGCTGACGACCGGACGCTGCTCGAAGGTCTGAGTCTGGCCCGCGAATTGGGATTGGTCGTCGCAGTGCACGCCGAGTCCGAGGCACTGACAGGCTGGCGGACGGAGTTTATTCGGTCGCGTGGGGGTCGGGGCGTGCGCGACTACCTGAAAAGTCGCCCGGTCACTGCCGAAGTCGAGGCTGTCCAGCGTGTCTTGATGTTCGCCGAAGATACGGGCGCGCGCCTGCACCTCGTGCATCTGTCGAGCGGACGGGCGGTCGTGCAGGCGGCCCAGGCGCGTGCCCGCGGGGTGGACGTCAGCATCGAGACTTGCCCGCATTACCTGTTTTTCACCGAAGAAGACCTGGAGCGGCTGGGCGCCCTGGCCAAGTGTGCGCCGCCCCTGAGGCCCCACCCCGACCGTGAGGAACTGTGGCACTGCGTCCTGAACGGTCAAGTCGATCTGGTCGGCTCGGATCACTCGCCTTCCGACCCGGCCCTCAAGCAACCCGAAGATTTTTTCGAGGTTTGGGGTGGTGTCGCGGGCGTGCAGTCCACCCTGACAGTCCTGCTCACCGAAGGACACGCACGTCGGGGCCTCGGACTGGAGCGGGTGGCGGCGCTCAGCGCGACCACTCCCGCTCGCCGTTTTGGTTTTGCGGGCAAGGGCACTCTGAGTGTCGGCGCCGACGCCGATCTGGTACTGGTCGACCTCAACGCCTCATCGACCCTGGAGCGCAGTGACCTGCACGATCGCTGGCGCCTCAGTCCGTATCTTGGGTACACCTTTCAGGGGTGCGTGCGTCAGACCTTCTCTCGAGGGGTCACCGTTTACTCTGAAGGAAAATTTGACGCGGCGCATCGTGGCCGCTTTGTGCGGCCTGATCCGGACGCGTGA
- a CDS encoding allantoate amidohydrolase — translation MNDRLGGLARKVMTWCDDLAQESEEPNCLTRTFCSAPMTRVHSKLARWAEQLGMVSSVDAAGNFRAVFPASAPTAHPGPAATFLIASHLDSVPNAGRFDGVLGVVMGLALVEALASTPLSYALEVIGFSEEEGVRFGVPFFGSRALVGRAHDLLGVTDARGISFAEALRDFGLRPEEISRAELQGKVLGYLEFHNEQGPGLATQDLPLGLVSAIAGQSRLTVTFRGEANHAGTTPMHLRRDALSGASAFVLAVEERARETPGLVATVGQLRVSPGATNVIPGEVELSLDLRHTHDEVRLGQLEVLRAQAEQLAASRRLDLEWTLRSQQKAVPMDTGLRQLLREAAAAGNVPLPDVPSGAGHDAMIIAERAPVAMVFVRSPDGLSHHPHESVREDDVKLALQVGLEFLRRLDAERARTERP, via the coding sequence ATGAACGACCGACTGGGAGGGCTGGCCCGCAAGGTCATGACATGGTGCGACGACCTCGCCCAGGAAAGCGAAGAACCAAACTGCCTGACGCGGACCTTCTGCTCGGCACCCATGACGCGTGTTCATTCGAAGCTCGCGCGTTGGGCCGAGCAGCTGGGTATGGTCAGCTCGGTGGACGCTGCGGGCAATTTCCGCGCGGTGTTTCCGGCAAGTGCCCCCACCGCGCACCCGGGGCCTGCAGCGACATTCCTGATTGCTTCTCACCTCGACAGCGTCCCGAACGCGGGACGCTTCGACGGTGTGTTGGGCGTCGTCATGGGATTGGCGCTCGTCGAGGCGCTTGCCTCGACGCCTCTGTCCTACGCGCTCGAAGTCATCGGCTTTTCGGAGGAGGAAGGCGTGCGTTTCGGCGTGCCCTTCTTCGGCAGTCGTGCGCTGGTGGGCCGCGCACACGACCTGCTCGGCGTGACCGACGCACGGGGAATCAGTTTTGCCGAAGCGTTGCGCGATTTTGGCCTGCGGCCCGAGGAGATCTCGCGTGCAGAACTGCAAGGAAAGGTGCTGGGCTACCTGGAGTTCCATAACGAACAGGGGCCCGGCCTGGCCACGCAGGACCTTCCGCTGGGCCTCGTTTCGGCCATTGCCGGTCAGAGTCGGCTGACGGTGACCTTCAGGGGAGAAGCCAACCACGCCGGGACCACGCCGATGCACTTGCGACGCGACGCCCTGAGCGGCGCGAGTGCCTTCGTGCTGGCAGTCGAGGAGCGTGCCCGCGAAACACCCGGTTTGGTCGCGACCGTCGGACAGCTGCGGGTCTCTCCGGGTGCGACCAATGTCATCCCAGGCGAGGTCGAACTGTCACTTGATCTGCGGCACACCCATGACGAGGTGCGTCTCGGACAGCTTGAGGTGTTGCGCGCCCAGGCCGAGCAACTGGCCGCCTCACGTCGGCTGGATCTGGAGTGGACCCTGCGCAGCCAACAGAAGGCAGTGCCCATGGACACAGGCTTACGACAGCTGCTGCGGGAAGCCGCCGCCGCGGGGAACGTGCCGTTGCCGGACGTACCGAGCGGCGCGGGTCACGACGCCATGATCATTGCCGAGCGGGCGCCGGTGGCGATGGTCTTTGTCCGCAGTCCTGACGGGTTGAGCCACCACCCGCATGAATCGGTCCGGGAGGATGATGTGAAACTCGCGCTGCAGGTTGGCCTGGAATTTCTGCGTCGTCTGGACGCCGAGCGGGCACGCACGGAGCGGCCCTGA